Below is a genomic region from Tumebacillus amylolyticus.
AAAAAACGCCTCTCAAATTCTCGCCTGTTCCTAGGTGTTTCCATTGGCGCGATGTTCATTAGAAGGCTCCTCCTATCCAAAACGAATAATTGTTCTCTGATCACGATCAATTATAAACGACGTGGTAAAGTCATATCGAACGAGCCACACCAACCTCCAAGGTGTTAAACTCAACCTCCTGGTATTCTCTTTTGATATGAGCAAACGGCATCCTTCCCGCAGAGGCATACCTATCCGGTCGACATCCCAGTCCCTACCTTCCAGCCAACTTTCCCGAATTACGTCCAATTCTCGAAGTTCACCTAAGAGATCGTCTAGCTGGGGATGGATAAACGCCGGGGTCATAATACCACCAGATACTTCCTCTATCGGCTCGACTTTGAATATAGCTGGCCTGTACATCTGAGATGGGCTCGATGTCACATCTTGAAAATTGGGTTGCTCATTTGAAAAAAAGGTATCGTAAAGATCCCCAATTTTAAAAGGAATTTGGAAAGCGTTTGGTCCCGCAAGGAAACCAATAATTTCAACTGCTTTCGGACCTTCCAACGGGCAAAATATCGTCTCGAGGTAATGTAAGTAATCATACGCCCCATCTTGTGTACAATGCTCAGCGTCCCCACTCCCAGAGACTAACTCCTCTATTAGCGAGAGTAAACTAGGTTTGCTTGTTAGTCGAATTCCCTCTATAGGAAAGTAGGGATTGTATATACGCAAAAAACTAGCCGCCTGAGTCAACTTTTCATGACTCACCCTTTTAGACAGTAGTTGGTTAATTCCTTTCCGAACCCTTTCAAGTAGTTCAGATTTTTGATTGGACGACCTATAGCTTCTGGCAACATAACTGTCTGCCCTTATTAACTCTTCAACGCTAAGAGGGAGGCACAATTGGCGTATACAATTCACCAACTCCTCATAATCAGTAGACACCAGTAATCCTAACTGTTCCAAAGGAGTAAGCAGTGAATTAAACTCTCTCAACCAGTATGGCATATCTACTCCTTGGTGGGAATGGGAATCCAACTCCCTCTTTGTCTGATCAGTTGCGAAAGTCTCAGACAATAGTGTGTAAAATCCGGCTGCATCGCCATATTCCTTTCTGGCAAGGTTCGCAATTTCTAGGAACGAATGCTTAATCATGAAATGATCAAGTTCGGCGATACGCTTTTGATTCTCTCCGATCTGGATGTATTCCCAAACCAAACTTGCGTCTTCAATCGCTAAGCTATGCAAAATTCCGGCACAGATTTCAGGAGAGACACTGGTTTCTAGGGATACGCTTTTATTAATGAGCATAGGCACAAAGAAGCTAGAGTCAATCCTAGTCATCCCTTTTAATATCTGTGGAGCACGATGTTTAATAATATTTTTCGGGTGATTGAACAACCAAATGAATAGGTCTGTCAGCAGAATATTGTTAGATGTATCCTGAGTCTCTTGTTCAAACCATTCATATTTTGTAATGACATCATCTGGAGTTCTTAACATGAAGCGGATATGCTCTAATACGGCATGAAATACTCTACTAGCTTCGGAGCTATCCAACTTCTTCCCGATAGAGGTAATAAGTTTATTTACCATTGTCCAATCAGCGGCATACACTTCGTTCAAAATCAAGCCATGAAGAGATTGGACAAACTCCTCCGTATTACTTAAGCTGGACAGCATTTCAAAAGCTGCGACCACTTCTTTTCCTGCATTGCTTGTCCATATGTTCCATGCTCCCGTTTGAACATTTTCCAATCCCTCTACAAAATGTTGTTTTGCTAAACGAACATTTTCTATATCCAACTGATCCTTAGCTAGCAACATTTGCTGTTCGAGTTTTTTCATAGCACTCATTTTCCCGAACGTACCAGGAAAGTAGAGCCGATCATCGTCCTCTTCACTTGACGATTGCTCATCTTGGATAACGTCAAACTCCGCACCTTGCATTGACGAAGGCTGCCAGTCAGAATCCCCCTCTTCTTTTTCCAGACTCAGACCAGCTTTTTTTAGTAACAAGGTTAAGGACTTGTAATTACTTTGTGATAACCATCGCTTCAGATGTGATAGCAGTTCCGTTCGATTATCAGGTGACATATCAGATATCATAATTCTGAGCAACCGTCGATAAAGTACTGGCAGTTCATCAGAGCCACTTGTTTCCCGTTCATTTAGCAAGTCTGCCATAATTCTTGTATAACGGTCAAAGTAACGGTCATCCCCAATTAGGAATAATTCACAGAATGCCCACTTCAAAAGCCCTTTCACGTTTGGAGCATTTTCTAGTATCTCCAATATGCAACTTTGTTCTTCCAGTCCTCCAGCACCGAAAACATACCCTTCTCCCGGCTCTGGAGAATCAATTTGTACGGATTCCGCAAATTGAAGGACTTTTTCAGGCGTAGGAAGGACAGTATTTTTAAAATATTCGACTGCGTGAGTGACCCTCCCCATAGAACATAAGCTTCCGATGAACGCTTCCTTTACTTGACGCACATAACGTTGGAACGTCATTTCACCGGATGCAAAATCGTAATGTCCCGCGATTTCTTTGAGATGTACCGACAATTCACCCGAACGTTGTAAATAGGAGATCGACGTCTCAAGAAGCGTAAGTTGGTCTTCTTTATACCAAGAAGGCCCCATTGATGTGTCCAGCATTTGCTGAAAGGTTGTTTGGGAACGCTGCTCGCTTCCAAGTCTTGCATAGAGTTCTGCTGTCTGAAGTAAGTCCCTAGAACGTTCCCAACGATTTTGCACCCCACGAGTAATGTGTTCTTCCAAAACTTTCAACAAACCAAATGTACTTTTTACATGCTTTTTTGTTTTCATCATTTCCGTAATGATTGAAAACATTGCTCCGCGAAAACCTTCGGTATATAAACCCAGTTGATCCGAGGAGTGGGATTCAACGATCTGAACGAATACTGGTAATTGATCGACACAATATTTTACATAAAAAGATGCAACTTCTTTGAAGACGTAGGGATAAAATGATTCTGGCAAAGCATAGCTTCTGTCCCAATCTACTCGCTCCTTGAGAGGCGCAATCAACTTAGGCAACAAATATTGCTCCAACGCTGCGGATACGCTTGCGAGTCGGTCACTCTGCTTCATAGACACCGCTTTCCATGCTTTGCCTAACATGTAGCCCACAAATGAGAGAATTTCCTCAAAATAATATTCCCACTCAGATGTTCCAAAGTTCATAATCGAGGGGTAGTTGTCCTCTTCTTCCAGAAACCCCTTGTACCGCCACGCATCTAAATAGTTCATAACTGACTGGTTATCAAGATCAACACCATTGGATTTTCGCAAAGAAAACTTCGTGTCAGTTATTCCCTTAACTTCATCAATCAACTTCTTGATGATATCCGGATTCAAACTCACATCCGTTAACGCAACAAGTATTAACTGCGTATCATCTTCATCAATACCGTACCGCCCCATTACGTATTCAATATCTTGAAGTAACTCTTGGTATTGAGGTACCTCTGAGAAGTTACCCCATGCCTCAAGATCATCTAGATGTAAAAGTATTTTACATAATAAGGTTGCAATCCCTTTCCCAAAAGGAACCCCCTGTTCCACGTAACTTGAGATTGGTATGTAGATGCCTTTTTTCCAAAGCAAATACGCCCTATTATAAGCCACGATATCTTCGATAAGCCTAGAATCATCATCCGTCGATTCGCCCTGCTCAAAAATTTTGTAAAGAAAATAAAGTTTTTGAGAGAAATCATCGGTGGGATTTTTAGAATTTACGGCAGTCTCAATGCTTAGGGCTCCGTAATATGTTTTCATAGTTCCAAAGGTCACGCTTCCGTGATCCATCTGATTCACAAACCGCATACGAATAGCTTTAAAAAGTTTTTCTGCCTCCTCAGCGGCTCCAGCTTCGTATAAGCGATGTAAAAAATAGAGGGCATCCGAGCCCGAGACGATCAAAACCGATTCACGAATAATATAACGAATCGCTTCCTTTGATCTCCCCATCGCGATCAACGTAGTGGCCAGTTCAGCCGCATATTCGGCAAAGATGTTATTGTATCTAAAGCTGATTCGTTGGGACAAAAGTAGAAGACTTATAACGGCACTAATATCACCCAAAATAATAGCAGCATCCAAGACCTGCTCTAAATCCGCTAAAATAAGATCTGGTTCAACATGCCATCTAGCGCATCTATCGGCCCACCCTTGGTTACAGTGACGCACACTTTCTTTTCTCATCTCCTCACCAGCGTTCAACATGTGGAAGAGAATGTTTTTGACTGCATAAGGGTGCTCTCGATTATCGATACAGAATTGCGTAATGGCCTTATGAACCCGTTCTTCAATCTCATTCGTTTTTTCGTCTATGAACATAGCGAAAGAAGAATGATATATTGAGACGGTATCATCGTTAACCAAGAGATGCTGTATTTTTGGGAACACGGACAGAAAAACATACCTTGCTTCGTCAGGTAACATGCGTTCCAATGACGCTCTATCAATACCACTTCGCAATCTTGCAACTGTACCTAACATCCAGGTTTCATGTTGATTTCTTCTAACAGTTTGCCAGATCGATTCATAGTAATTACCTATTTCTCCACCAAATGCAGGCACTTCTCGAATCCAATTTTCAATCTCCTGTACATCACTCAACTGCTTCACAAATTCAACCAGATATCGCAAATACAGCGGATGGCCTTCTGCCTTTTCGGAAATGGAATCTATCAATGCGAGCGGAAGTTGTAAGCCTGATGTTCTAGTTGAAATGTAATGTCTACACTGCTCCACTGCAAGAGGTACTACTTTAATAACACGTTCAGAAGACAGCCTTGCCTGAAGGTGAGCAGGAAGGACCTCTTCAGTCTGAACGGAGATGATCACCACGACATTATCAGGCAGATTTTCCGGTATTAGACTAAAAAAGTCTGTGGTCTTGCCCAAATGGTGAACATCATCAACTCCGTCAATGAAGAAAACACCGATTTGATTTTTATCTACATAATGAGCAGATAACTTACGCAATCCATCACTAAGATGGCTGATCCAATCGCGCAAAAGACGCTCCTTTTTTTCGGGTACGTCATTGTAAAGTACTCGGTGAATGATCGCGTCTAACCATTCCGCAAATGTAATTTCAGATGCCCGATACGAGACTGGAATATCATCCAGATCATTTCTAACAAAGTACTTACCGCAAATATCTATTTCTTTTGAATCCGGAGTGTAAGTTGCGGTAAGCGTTGTTTTTCCAGAGCCCGGACTCCCCTTGATCATTAAAAACCCTTTTCGGGTTTGAATAATATGCTGCTCCAATTCTTCAATAACAGGATGGTTAAGGATGGCCTGTTTTGCGACCTCGTTTAATCCTTCGGGAAGTTCGTCAGAATCAGGGGCTATTTCATACAAGATTCCATTTTTCTCCAGAAATCCTCTGATCTTCTCGATACTGATAGCACCTAAGGTGCCTTCAAGCTGCCTAAGAACAACTCCCTGTACAACCCCATCAATGATGACCGGAGCACCGGACAGTGCGTCAGCATCTTTGATTTCATCATCTAGGGATAAATCCATGTCCCATATTAATGCTTCATTACGAATCTGAGATCGTCTCACATGACCTCTAACTCTTTCCCCCGCGGTCAATTTAGCTGTAGGATAACCGAACGTTTCCCACAATGTCTTGTTACGAATTGGAGCACTGACAAGTTTCAATCCATGTACGCCTTCAAGAGGCTCAAGTAATTGAAGGAGGGCAATGTCTAGGGATTCATCCACATCCACAATCTCAGCTTTCATGGACAATTCCGCATCAAACAAATATGGAATCTCTATCTTGATCCCTTCATTAGGATCAACGTTATGCCTTGCGACAACATGTTCAGCCGTAAGAAGCCAGCGGTCGTTAATTAGAAACGCAGTACCACGGTCTTTACAGATAACACGCACTACCCTTTTTTCAATCTCAGGAAAATGTTCCAATGTATAAACCTCCTTAAATTTCGATCATTTGTCCTTCTGATAAAATCCGAACTTCGTAGTTGTATTTTTCTTTCCGCTGTTCATCATCCATATAAACCGAGGCAGGGGTTTCGTAATTAAAGATCAGGTTTCGCTTCACTTCGCTTTCTCTGCACACAATACGAGCAAGTGTAACCAACTCAGGATGCTTGAACCTCATTCCGTTTGTGGACACAAAAAAGTTAGCAGAATCAATCAATTGAAGTAAAGCAGGGCTTGTGTTACCGCTTGACCCATGATGAGAGATTTTCACCGCGTCAAACCAGATCGGTCCTTCACCGTAAAGAGTCCTGAGTTCCTGCTCTATGACAGATGGATGAGAATCACCCAGAAACAGAATCCTTTTATCCATATATTGCATTACAAATGAGATGGAACTTCCATTAGTAGCACTTGTGTCCTCAGTGAATTGCTCCTTTACCAGTTTCTCCAAGCTAATTTTGGAAAAAGAAATGTTTTTTTCCACATTTAATACAGCAGGCGCTTTTTCCCTAGATACAAGAAATTCAAATGCATCATCGAAAACAGCATCGTCGGTGATTTTCTTCTTATATCCAAGGTTGTATAGTGCTTTCTTCCAATATTCCTCTAGATTTTTAAGCTTGTTAAGCGTTGGGGAAAGCAAGATCAGTTTCACGTCACTACTAAATTCAATTTCGCGTTGATTCTCCACACATGCTGCTTGTCCAGCAAAATCAACGTTCCACGAATAACCTCCCTGAAGTATTAAACTCGCGAGAGAGGAGCCTTGTTTAGCACTGATCGGTTTCTGCTTGTCTTCCTCTTTTTTAAGTTCATCTGGGTACCCCTGTGCAGCGACCTCCTCTAGCGCTTTTTTTTCTCTAACTTCAAGCTCAAGGGGAGAAGAATCCTTCTCCCACTGAAGATGTCTAAAGCTGTTATGCCAAACTTTGTCTATCGGGATGATCTTTGGTGCAGATGAGTGCTCATTTTCCTTTAATAGCGCCAATGCTCCCGATAAGTGGTCGGCATCTATATGAGTAATTACGAGTAAGGCCAAGCGTTCGCCATTGTTGCTGAGCTGTAGCAATCGATCTCGAATATAATCGTCATAAGTTGATTTGAAGCCGGAATCAATCAAAAGATTGGTTCTATTACTATCCCCACACGATATGAGAAAACTGTCTCCATAAGAGGCTGGAAACATTTCAATATAAACGCTTCCCAAAATCTTCCCCCCCGACCTATACAAACCGTTTTTGGTTAGCTATATTATTCCATAACTTTGTTATATAATCCACAGGTAACGCAACATACTATATAACAATCCTAAGAGTTAAAGTATTGTATTTCTCCTACTTGTACGAGGTCTGTATCCAGAAAAAGACCACGCCTACTCCGACGTGGTCCTTTTCTGCACCTCATTTTTTGCCGTAGCAATACTCCATCTCTCTTCGGAGATTGCCAGTCGTACCATCGTGAACAGCAGGCGTGCATAACGTCGTATTTTTTTCATCGTTACCCTCCGACCGCGCTGTGTTTGCGTAAGCCCTGTCCCCACAGCAGTTTGTAGACGACGATGAAGATCACTAGCCAGATCGCTTGCACGCCGAGACCCTGCCACACCGCAGACCCGCTGAGTTTCCCCGTCATCAGGTCAACCGGAAAGCCCAAGTTCCAGTAAAAAGGCGTGAAGCTCTGCGACGCTTTTACCCAATCGGGCAAGAGGGCGTACGGTGCAATTCGCCCGGAGAGGAACATGGACAGCGCTTCGACAAAACCGATGATCGCACTCGTGCGCGTCGTCCAAAAACCAAGCAGCCCTAAGTTGTAGTAGAGCAAGTAACGGGTCGCACAAGCGAGCAAGATGGCAAGTAGAATCGTTACCACGTTGGCCGGAGCCAGCGAGATATGAACGACATCCGTAAACGGCCATGCGATGACCCAAGCGACGACCATCACCACACCGTAGAACAGCTTGTACACCAGATTCTCCGCGATTCGATAATGCAGATACGACGATGGCCTTAGCAGATACCCGGACAGCGTGCCCTCCCGGATGTGCACTTCGATTTCCCAAGCATCCCACGACGCGGTCAGCCGCGAGACGAACATGATGCTCAAAAAATACAGAATAAAATCGCGCCGGTCATAGCTCCCGATCGTACCGCCGCCCGAAACGGTCATCCAAACCGCGAGCGTGACAATCGGCGAGATGAACCCGCCCAGCATATAGAAAAACGTATCGCCCCGATACTCGAGCAGAATCGCCCAGTGGATTTTCATCCATTGTATGTAGACACGCCAGAGCTTGGTGAGTTTGCGCATCTGTTTACGCGCCCTCCTTGGCGGCAAACGCCATCCCGATTACGTCTTCCATCGGCGGGTCTTCGATGGTGAAGTCTTGCACCGGCAAGTCGGCGAGCATCCTCGACGCTTGCTCGGAGACCTCCGTGCGCGGGATCTGGATGGAGGCTTGCGGGTATTCGTACTGCAAGACCTCGCCGTAGCGGTCGAGGTCTTTTTTCTCAACGGGTGTTGAGAAGACCAGTTTCGCCACTTTGAACGGTGCGTGTGTGGAGACGAGTTGGTTGAGATCGCCGTCGAAGAGAATTCGTCCGTGGTTGATGATGATGACGCGCTTGCAAAGGGCCGTGACATCCGCCATGTAGTGCGACGTCAGCAAAATCGTGGCGTTGAACCGCTCGTTGTACGCTTTGATAAAACGGCGGACGGTCTCCTGCATGTTGACGTCCAACCCGATGGTCGGCTCATCGAGGAAGATGATCTCCGGACGATGCAAAAGCGAGGCAGCCAATTCGCATTTCATCCGCTCACCGAGCGAAAGCGTGCGGACAGGCTTGCGCAAAAGCGGTTCGAGCTCCAAGAGTTCGGTGAGTTCTCCGACCGTTTCTCTGTACTGAGCGTCGGGAATCTCGTAGATCGCTTGGTTGATCAAAAAAGTCTCGCTGGCCGGAATGTCCCAGATCAGTTGGGATTTCTGGCCCATGACGAGGGTGATGCGCTTCTTGAACGCATCCTTCTGTTCAAAAGGTATGTAGCCGCCAACGTCCACGGTGCCGTCGGAGGGATGAAGCAGGCCGCTCAACATCTTCATCGTCGTGGTCTTCCCGGCACCGTTTGGGCCAAGAAATCCGACGATCTCGCCCGGTTCGATGGCAAACGAGATGTTGTCCACAGCGGTTACAGTGCGAAACGATCGCTTGATCAGCGAATGCAGCGCGCCACGAAGTCCTGCCTCGCGTTCGTGGACTTTGAATTGCTTGGTCAGTTGGTTGACAACAATGCCGTTCGACATGTCAGCTCTCACCCCAGTTTGACGTAGGTGGAGATCGAATCGCGAATCGTCGGGAAGTCGCCCGCGTGTTTTTTCACCGTGTTCCAAACAGCGGGTGCTTCGAGTTTTTGGTACTCGTGTGCCAGCAATTTGCGGAAGCGCACGGCGTCGATGAAGTGGTCGTAGAAGTCGCGGGTGAATACGTTTTCTTCGGTGAGGATTTCAAAAATGTCCTCATAGCTCGCCGGGTCGCGCATGATCAAAGCGTCGATGATGACGTTGCCGATGTCGACCAAACATTCGAGCGCGAGGTGCAAAGCCCGTTCGCCGGCAGCTTGCAAGATGGTGTCGGTGAGAAATTGTTCCTCCGTATGGTCGGCCAGACGTTGCAAGACATTGAATTGCTTCTCCATCAGCGTCAAGGAGCCGCGAATCTGGCTGCGATGAGTGTCGGTGATAAACATAGGTGTTTCCTCCTCTAGACGGGCATTTGACTCCAACATATATTGTAACAAAAAAAGCCCTCGTTTTCACTCCGAGGGCTCCCCTTGCTTCTCTCCTACTTCTGATCTTCGCGCATCTTCTGAGCACCCGCGGAGTAGCAAGCCTGCAAGTTTTGATCATCCGTCAGCGGCCATGTCGCTTGGAGAAGCGTTTCCACACGGCGAGCGGCTTCTTGGCAGGGTTTGCCGAGGTCGGTGGTGATCGCAAGTCCCGCCCCTGCCCGAATGGCGTTGGCGGCACGATTGAGCGCGATTTGGTCTTCGAGGCGGGCATAGTTGTAGAACGCCGAGATATGTACGAGAGCTTCCTCTGCAGACGTTTTCTCAAGGCTGGACTTGCCCGCCGTCGGGAGGGGAACCCCGTAAAAATCCCAGAAGGCACGGGCGATCAACGGTGCGAACTCCTCGAGGTTGGCTTGAATTTTGGGCAGGTCGTCGGTGTCGATGAAGCCGATTTCGAGAAGCATCGCGTCCATTTTCGTTCCGACGATCACGCAGAACCCCGTCCCGTTCGAACCGCCGTCGCGGACTGCCTGCCCGTGGAAGCCGCAGATGGCGGAGACGTTTTTCACGATGTTTTTCGCAAGCGGTGCAATCGGACCTCCGTCGCCGTTCGTGTACAGTTCTGCGCCATGCCCACCTCCAGCATTGACGTGAATCGAGAGGAACACATCGGCCCCCGCCGCATTGGCAATTCGACAGCGCTCGTTGAGGTCGGCGTTGACTTCCGTTTTCCCGCCGGGCGAGGTGTCCGTTTCTCGCGTCATCACAACTTCAAACCCTGTTTGGATAAGCAAATCGCGCAGTTGCCGAGCGATGTGTAGGGTGATGTCTTTTTCACGTGTCCCATTCGCAGCGGCACCCGGATCGTACCCGCCGTGGCCGGGATCTAAGCAAATCAGTTTGGACATGTAGCGCTACCTCCTTGAGGAGTGATTCAACACACGTTCTATGTATAGATGCGTAAACTTTTACTCATACCATCATATTACATTTATTTCTTCAAAAATCCCAGCCTTCGCTTTGACAAGACTATCAGTCACTGTTAGGATTTTGTTTGGAAGTTTCCGCATGGGACAGGTGGATTGGTGCGCATCGTAAAATGGAACGGTGGCCTCTTGGACCGAATCCCAGTAGAGAGAAGGAATTTGTGTGTCCGAAGCAAGATTTCAACTTCATGTGATCACCGATGGCAAGCGTCATGCCAACGAACTGTACGAAATTGTAGACGGAGCGGTGCGCGGCGGGGCTGATGTGATTCAGTTGCGCTACAAGTCGGCACCTGCTCTGGATTTGTATACACTGGCTCAAGCGATCTCCCCGGCGATCCGGGAAGCGGGAGCCGGACTTTTGATCAACGACCGCGTCGATGTCGCCCTCGCCGTTCAAGCACAGGGCGTTCATCTCGCCGCCAAAAGCCTGCCGATCGCTTCGGCTCGTCCGCTCATGCAACCGAACCAACTCGTCGGCTGCTCCGTTCACTCTGTCGAAGAAGCGGTGGAAGCCGAGGCCAAAGGAGCCAGCTACATTACCTACGGCCACATTTTCGCCACGAACTCCAAACCGGGACTGCCGCCGCGCGGCGTTGAATCTCTGCGCCAAGTCGTCGAGGCGGTACACATCCCCGTGCTCGCCATCGGCGGAATTACCAAGGACAACCTCGAAGAAGTGCTGTCCACAGGCGTCGCAGGCATCGCCGTCATCGGAGCCGTCATGGCCGACGAAGAACCGGAGCGTGCCGCACGTCAATTGCGTCAAGTCATGGACGCAAGCATTCACCGCCCGAAAAAAGCGCTCCCCACCGCTGCAGCGCTTGGCACGCTGTCCGCTCTGTCCAACCTCAGCGGAGGCGTTTCCCGATGAACGGCGGCACACGAACGAACGTTCTCGAAACGGACGTCCTCATCGTCGGCGGCGGCGTCATCGGCGCATCGATCGCCTATGAACTCGCCGAAGCCGGCGTGCAAACTCTCTTGATCGACAAAGACAACCTCGGTTCTCAATCCACCCGTGCCGGAGCGGGGATGCTCGGAGCGCAAGTGGAGATGATGAATCCTGGCCCGATGTTTGAATTAGGAGTCGCGTCGCGGGCGCTTTTTTCCAACCTGCGTGAGAAGTTGCTGGAGATCAGCGGCTTGGACATGGAATTGCAGACGCCGGGAATTTTTCGCGTTGCCGTGGATGAAGAAGATCGCCAAGAACTGCTCGCCCGTCAAATCTGGCAACGAGAAGCGGGTCAACGCGCCGAATGGTACGAAGACGAAGACCTCCGAAACATTCTCGGCGACAACATCGTAGGCACGACCTATGGGGCGCTCTACATCCCCGACGACCACCAAGTCCGCAACAACGCCTTGCTCCTCGCACTCGT
It encodes:
- a CDS encoding S1 family peptidase, which gives rise to MEHFPEIEKRVVRVICKDRGTAFLINDRWLLTAEHVVARHNVDPNEGIKIEIPYLFDAELSMKAEIVDVDESLDIALLQLLEPLEGVHGLKLVSAPIRNKTLWETFGYPTAKLTAGERVRGHVRRSQIRNEALIWDMDLSLDDEIKDADALSGAPVIIDGVVQGVVLRQLEGTLGAISIEKIRGFLEKNGILYEIAPDSDELPEGLNEVAKQAILNHPVIEELEQHIIQTRKGFLMIKGSPGSGKTTLTATYTPDSKEIDICGKYFVRNDLDDIPVSYRASEITFAEWLDAIIHRVLYNDVPEKKERLLRDWISHLSDGLRKLSAHYVDKNQIGVFFIDGVDDVHHLGKTTDFFSLIPENLPDNVVVIISVQTEEVLPAHLQARLSSERVIKVVPLAVEQCRHYISTRTSGLQLPLALIDSISEKAEGHPLYLRYLVEFVKQLSDVQEIENWIREVPAFGGEIGNYYESIWQTVRRNQHETWMLGTVARLRSGIDRASLERMLPDEARYVFLSVFPKIQHLLVNDDTVSIYHSSFAMFIDEKTNEIEERVHKAITQFCIDNREHPYAVKNILFHMLNAGEEMRKESVRHCNQGWADRCARWHVEPDLILADLEQVLDAAIILGDISAVISLLLLSQRISFRYNNIFAEYAAELATTLIAMGRSKEAIRYIIRESVLIVSGSDALYFLHRLYEAGAAEEAEKLFKAIRMRFVNQMDHGSVTFGTMKTYYGALSIETAVNSKNPTDDFSQKLYFLYKIFEQGESTDDDSRLIEDIVAYNRAYLLWKKGIYIPISSYVEQGVPFGKGIATLLCKILLHLDDLEAWGNFSEVPQYQELLQDIEYVMGRYGIDEDDTQLILVALTDVSLNPDIIKKLIDEVKGITDTKFSLRKSNGVDLDNQSVMNYLDAWRYKGFLEEEDNYPSIMNFGTSEWEYYFEEILSFVGYMLGKAWKAVSMKQSDRLASVSAALEQYLLPKLIAPLKERVDWDRSYALPESFYPYVFKEVASFYVKYCVDQLPVFVQIVESHSSDQLGLYTEGFRGAMFSIITEMMKTKKHVKSTFGLLKVLEEHITRGVQNRWERSRDLLQTAELYARLGSEQRSQTTFQQMLDTSMGPSWYKEDQLTLLETSISYLQRSGELSVHLKEIAGHYDFASGEMTFQRYVRQVKEAFIGSLCSMGRVTHAVEYFKNTVLPTPEKVLQFAESVQIDSPEPGEGYVFGAGGLEEQSCILEILENAPNVKGLLKWAFCELFLIGDDRYFDRYTRIMADLLNERETSGSDELPVLYRRLLRIMISDMSPDNRTELLSHLKRWLSQSNYKSLTLLLKKAGLSLEKEEGDSDWQPSSMQGAEFDVIQDEQSSSEEDDDRLYFPGTFGKMSAMKKLEQQMLLAKDQLDIENVRLAKQHFVEGLENVQTGAWNIWTSNAGKEVVAAFEMLSSLSNTEEFVQSLHGLILNEVYAADWTMVNKLITSIGKKLDSSEASRVFHAVLEHIRFMLRTPDDVITKYEWFEQETQDTSNNILLTDLFIWLFNHPKNIIKHRAPQILKGMTRIDSSFFVPMLINKSVSLETSVSPEICAGILHSLAIEDASLVWEYIQIGENQKRIAELDHFMIKHSFLEIANLARKEYGDAAGFYTLLSETFATDQTKRELDSHSHQGVDMPYWLREFNSLLTPLEQLGLLVSTDYEELVNCIRQLCLPLSVEELIRADSYVARSYRSSNQKSELLERVRKGINQLLSKRVSHEKLTQAASFLRIYNPYFPIEGIRLTSKPSLLSLIEELVSGSGDAEHCTQDGAYDYLHYLETIFCPLEGPKAVEIIGFLAGPNAFQIPFKIGDLYDTFFSNEQPNFQDVTSSPSQMYRPAIFKVEPIEEVSGGIMTPAFIHPQLDDLLGELRELDVIRESWLEGRDWDVDRIGMPLREGCRLLISKENTRRLSLTPWRLVWLVRYDFTTSFIIDRDQRTIIRFG
- a CDS encoding N-acetylmuramoyl-L-alanine amidase family protein, whose amino-acid sequence is MSKLICLDPGHGGYDPGAAANGTREKDITLHIARQLRDLLIQTGFEVVMTRETDTSPGGKTEVNADLNERCRIANAAGADVFLSIHVNAGGGHGAELYTNGDGGPIAPLAKNIVKNVSAICGFHGQAVRDGGSNGTGFCVIVGTKMDAMLLEIGFIDTDDLPKIQANLEEFAPLIARAFWDFYGVPLPTAGKSSLEKTSAEEALVHISAFYNYARLEDQIALNRAANAIRAGAGLAITTDLGKPCQEAARRVETLLQATWPLTDDQNLQACYSAGAQKMREDQK
- the avs1a gene encoding AVAST type 1 anti-phage system MBL fold metallo-hydrolase Avs1a — its product is MGSVYIEMFPASYGDSFLISCGDSNRTNLLIDSGFKSTYDDYIRDRLLQLSNNGERLALLVITHIDADHLSGALALLKENEHSSAPKIIPIDKVWHNSFRHLQWEKDSSPLELEVREKKALEEVAAQGYPDELKKEEDKQKPISAKQGSSLASLILQGGYSWNVDFAGQAACVENQREIEFSSDVKLILLSPTLNKLKNLEEYWKKALYNLGYKKKITDDAVFDDAFEFLVSREKAPAVLNVEKNISFSKISLEKLVKEQFTEDTSATNGSSISFVMQYMDKRILFLGDSHPSVIEQELRTLYGEGPIWFDAVKISHHGSSGNTSPALLQLIDSANFFVSTNGMRFKHPELVTLARIVCRESEVKRNLIFNYETPASVYMDDEQRKEKYNYEVRILSEGQMIEI
- a CDS encoding ABC transporter ATP-binding protein, with translation MSNGIVVNQLTKQFKVHEREAGLRGALHSLIKRSFRTVTAVDNISFAIEPGEIVGFLGPNGAGKTTTMKMLSGLLHPSDGTVDVGGYIPFEQKDAFKKRITLVMGQKSQLIWDIPASETFLINQAIYEIPDAQYRETVGELTELLELEPLLRKPVRTLSLGERMKCELAASLLHRPEIIFLDEPTIGLDVNMQETVRRFIKAYNERFNATILLTSHYMADVTALCKRVIIINHGRILFDGDLNQLVSTHAPFKVAKLVFSTPVEKKDLDRYGEVLQYEYPQASIQIPRTEVSEQASRMLADLPVQDFTIEDPPMEDVIGMAFAAKEGA
- the hepT gene encoding type VII toxin-antitoxin system HepT family RNase toxin encodes the protein MFITDTHRSQIRGSLTLMEKQFNVLQRLADHTEEQFLTDTILQAAGERALHLALECLVDIGNVIIDALIMRDPASYEDIFEILTEENVFTRDFYDHFIDAVRFRKLLAHEYQKLEAPAVWNTVKKHAGDFPTIRDSISTYVKLG
- a CDS encoding ABC transporter permease; the encoded protein is MRKLTKLWRVYIQWMKIHWAILLEYRGDTFFYMLGGFISPIVTLAVWMTVSGGGTIGSYDRRDFILYFLSIMFVSRLTASWDAWEIEVHIREGTLSGYLLRPSSYLHYRIAENLVYKLFYGVVMVVAWVIAWPFTDVVHISLAPANVVTILLAILLACATRYLLYYNLGLLGFWTTRTSAIIGFVEALSMFLSGRIAPYALLPDWVKASQSFTPFYWNLGFPVDLMTGKLSGSAVWQGLGVQAIWLVIFIVVYKLLWGQGLRKHSAVGG